The Aeromicrobium yanjiei DNA segment CCGGCGAGGTTCTCCGCAGCCTCCCGGACGGGCAGGAGCTCGTCACGGTCACGGTTGCCAAGACCGACATGCGTCGCGTGCCGGAGAGCCGGCTGCACACCGCCATGGAATCGGCACTGAACTGCGAGGTACGCATCGTTGCGGTGTGAGAGCCCCGTGCGCGCAGGCTCAAGGCGTCAGGGCTCCGCGCAGCAGCGTGCAACGGAGGAACTCGTGTGCGCGGGCCTCGCTGGTGCGGGCATGGTCGCGGAACGGTATCCACAGCAGAGTGCGCACATCGATCGCCAGGTCCTGCGGAGGTGCGACCGGGCGTATGGAGCCGTTGGCCTGACCGTCCTCGAAGAGCTTCTCCCACAACGCGAGGCGTTTCTGGGTCTGCAAGTAGTAGTCGCGAAATGGATTGGAATCCGCCTCGCGTCCGATCCAGCCGAGCTTCACGATCTCGGACTCCTCGCGGAATCGCCGGGAGGCAGTGATGAAGAGCCGCGCCATCCCATCGAGTCCCTCGACAGCGGTGGATCCTGATCCCAGGACGCTACGCACGGCGTCGTCCAGCTGCGAGGAGTAGTCGCCGAGGATCTCGCTGAGGATCTGCTCCTTTGAATCCACCCGGCGGTACAAGGTGCCCATCCGGATGCCCGCGGCATTGGCGACGTCGCGGATCGTGGTGGCGGAGTAGCCACGGCGCGCGAACTCAGACCGTGCGGCGAGCATGATGGCTTCTCGGCTGTTGGCGGGAGGATCTGCGAGGGGAGCCTTCCACCGAGCGATGGCATCCTCCGCGGCTCGGAGTGCTGGCGATGCGTCGAGCTCGTCCCAAGAGGGAGGGTTGGGGGACGCCCCGGTCAATAGCAGGTCGCACGTCCGCCGAGCCAGGTCGGCGGCATCGCTGCCCGGCTCGTGTGTCATCGAGGCGGTCAGGGTGGCGTTCAGGAGCGCATACCGGAGCAGGCCCCGATGCGCGAAGGTGACCCCGGCCTCCGTGAGCATGTCGTTGATCGAGGTGTTCCAGACCTTGCCCAGCCCTCTCGGGACGAAATCCATGGCTTCGCGCAATCGGCTCGTCGCGACAGTGGGCGCCTCATAGGCCCGCAGTCGGATGGCCGCCCCGTGCTCGAAGCTGAATGCGGTGGCCTCCGCGGCGAACCGGCGCAGCTCTTCCTGGGCAGAGCCGACCCGCGAGCGCTGCTGTTTGGCCAACCTCGCCGCCAGGTCGGTGAGGCCACGGTTGAACGCCTCCATGATCTCGATCGCGATCTCTTCCTTGGAAGCGAAGTGGTGATACAGGCTCCCGGGCAGGATGCCGGTCGCCTTCGCGATCTCGTTCATGGTCGTCGAGGAGTAGCCGGCAGATTGAAAGAGATCCGCTGCGACCTTGCGGATCTCATCGGTGCGCGCACTGTCCCTCGGTGGGGGAGGAGTCGTGCCCGGCGGCTGAAACGTCATGGGCCCCATTATGTCGATTTTGCTTGAAGTGTCGGGTTGATGCCGCTTCGCTCTTGCCGCGCGAAGCGGGGCAGCGGTCATCGTACATGCTCGCATGGATCAAATGTTAGGTGCGATTTGTCTTCCGCCGGCGGAGGCGTTCTGCCATACTCCCGATGTGGCCGCGGTCACACGAGAAGGCAACTTCTGACAGCGGGCTGAGCGCGGCCCACGCCAGGATCGGTCCGACTGGGAGGCGACGAACAGTGACGGTGAGTCTGTATCGCGCCGAGACGAGCGCCGCGCCAATTCGGATCGAATCATCGCTCCATGAGATCGAGATGTCCCACCCGGACGCGCCTCCCAACGGCCTGACCATTGCCGACTTCTTGGCGATGCCGATCACCCAGCGAGGCATGCCGCTGGTGGTGACCGGTCATGACCAGCTGGACCGCAAGATCCGCTGGGTGCACGCGATAGAGCTGGCCGACACGCAAGGGCTGCTGGAAGGTGGTGAGCTGATCCTGGCCACCGGGATCTCACTGCCTCAGTCCGCCGACGCGCTGGGTGCGTACGTCGGTGCCTTGGCGGACCAGGACGTGTCCGCGCTCGTGATGGAGCTGGGGCGGCGCTTCCACGAGACTCCGGGGGCGATGATCCAGGCGTGCGCCCGGCGAGGCCTGCCCCTGATCGTTCTTCGGCGTGAGGTGCCGTTCATCAAGATCACGGAGGCGGCTCACACGACGATCATCGTGGGCCAGCAGCGGCTGCTGCGCGCCACGACCGCGGCGCACGAGCGCTTCACCGAGCTGACGCTGGCGGACGGCTCGGTCGACGACCTGGTGGCAGCTGCCGCGGATCTCGCCTGCGGTGAGGTCGTCTTCGCCAATCTCATGCACGAGGTCATCTCCTTCAACACTCGCGGCCGGCCCGTCGAGACACTGCTGTCCAGATGGAATCGACGAGCCAAGATCGCCACCGCCCAGTTCGGGACCGTCGTGGACGAGGAAGGCTGCACCGTCAGCGTGCCGGTGGAGGTACGGGGGCGTCGTCGCGGCCACCTCGTGTTGTACGCCGACGACCTGCCCCAGCCCGCGCAGGTGATGGTCGTCGAGCGCGCTGCTGCGGCGCTCTCCATCCGCCTGTTCATGGAGGACGACGAGACGCTGGTCTCCCACGCTCGCCGCACCGCGCTGTCCGACATCATCGACGGGCGTTTCGTGAGCGAGGACGCCATGCACGCTCGCATCGGATCGCTGGGGCACGCGACCCGCAACGCGGTCCTGGTTCCTGTTCTCATCCTCTCTCGCGACCCGAACATGCCAAAGGTCCTGAAGCAGGCGCTTGTCGAGAGTCGCATCGATGCTGTCACCGGCCACCTGGGCGGCGATCGGTGGGCGGCTCTGCTTCTTCTGAAGTCGTCGACGGTGGACCCCCTCGTCGAGGACTTCGCGCGTCACGTCCACGACCTGAGCGATGGCGACCGGCCGACGATCGCAGCAGGAGCGACGGTCACCACTCTCCTTGACGTGGGGCGCTCGTTCGCCGAGGCGCTCGAAGTGGCGATGGCTGCCTCCTCGAGCGAGCCATATATCGACATGCGACCTTTCTACGGGATCCATCACATCAAGCTGCGGGGACTGCTGTTCACCATGCGGGACGATCCGCGGCTGCAGTCGTTCGTCGAACGCACGATCGGACCGTTGATCGAGCGGGACAGTCGCGAGGGAGGCGACTGGGTGCGCACAGTTGCGCTTTACCTGAAGTATCGCGGCAACAAGACACTCGCGGCGCAGGCGTTGGGGATCTCCCGCCCGACGCTGTACGAGCGGCTCGCGCGGGTGCAGCGGATGCTGCACCTCGACCTGGACGATCCCGAGTCGAGCACCTCGTTGCACGCGGCGATCATGGTCGCCCAAGCGCACTCGGGTCATGCCCACGGAAGCCGGACGCCGGATGCCTAGCGCGGCTCAAACCCGTGGGCGACGGCTCCTCTTACACAGTGTCAGCAACTGGCGAGGCGCGCTGACAGCGTGCGAATGGAGCATCCACCGGCCTCCGATGATGCTGGTGGCAACCCCACTGTGTGGCGGGCGTCACGTCGAACAACAAGCGAGGCGCGGCACCGCACAGGTGCACCAATCAAACGGCAGGGCCGCCAGGGCGTACCTGGATCGTCCGTCAAGATCCCTTGGCGGCAGCGCAGCAGAAGACAGGAGCAGTACATGAAGGTGACTC contains these protein-coding regions:
- a CDS encoding PucR family transcriptional regulator; its protein translation is MTVSLYRAETSAAPIRIESSLHEIEMSHPDAPPNGLTIADFLAMPITQRGMPLVVTGHDQLDRKIRWVHAIELADTQGLLEGGELILATGISLPQSADALGAYVGALADQDVSALVMELGRRFHETPGAMIQACARRGLPLIVLRREVPFIKITEAAHTTIIVGQQRLLRATTAAHERFTELTLADGSVDDLVAAAADLACGEVVFANLMHEVISFNTRGRPVETLLSRWNRRAKIATAQFGTVVDEEGCTVSVPVEVRGRRRGHLVLYADDLPQPAQVMVVERAAAALSIRLFMEDDETLVSHARRTALSDIIDGRFVSEDAMHARIGSLGHATRNAVLVPVLILSRDPNMPKVLKQALVESRIDAVTGHLGGDRWAALLLLKSSTVDPLVEDFARHVHDLSDGDRPTIAAGATVTTLLDVGRSFAEALEVAMAASSSEPYIDMRPFYGIHHIKLRGLLFTMRDDPRLQSFVERTIGPLIERDSREGGDWVRTVALYLKYRGNKTLAAQALGISRPTLYERLARVQRMLHLDLDDPESSTSLHAAIMVAQAHSGHAHGSRTPDA
- a CDS encoding TetR/AcrR family transcriptional regulator, with translation MTFQPPGTTPPPPRDSARTDEIRKVAADLFQSAGYSSTTMNEIAKATGILPGSLYHHFASKEEIAIEIMEAFNRGLTDLAARLAKQQRSRVGSAQEELRRFAAEATAFSFEHGAAIRLRAYEAPTVATSRLREAMDFVPRGLGKVWNTSINDMLTEAGVTFAHRGLLRYALLNATLTASMTHEPGSDAADLARRTCDLLLTGASPNPPSWDELDASPALRAAEDAIARWKAPLADPPANSREAIMLAARSEFARRGYSATTIRDVANAAGIRMGTLYRRVDSKEQILSEILGDYSSQLDDAVRSVLGSGSTAVEGLDGMARLFITASRRFREESEIVKLGWIGREADSNPFRDYYLQTQKRLALWEKLFEDGQANGSIRPVAPPQDLAIDVRTLLWIPFRDHARTSEARAHEFLRCTLLRGALTP